In Sebaldella termitidis ATCC 33386, one DNA window encodes the following:
- a CDS encoding YbaB/EbfC family nucleoid-associated protein: MVRKIKKPGASQGGQQDIIRQAQQMQQEMLKIQEELKDKTVETSVGGGAVTIKANGQKQILEMNLSLDILKDAVEDEDASIVADMIINAVNEVLEKAEELAEKEMELVTGGVNIPGLF, translated from the coding sequence ATGGTTAGAAAAATAAAAAAACCAGGGGCATCACAAGGCGGACAGCAAGATATCATTAGACAGGCTCAGCAAATGCAGCAGGAAATGCTAAAAATACAAGAAGAGCTAAAAGATAAAACAGTGGAGACATCAGTAGGCGGCGGAGCAGTAACTATAAAAGCAAATGGTCAAAAGCAGATTTTAGAAATGAATTTATCATTAGATATATTAAAAGATGCTGTAGAGGATGAAGATGCTTCTATAGTAGCAGATATGATCATAAATGCAGTAAACGAAGTATTGGAAAAAGCCGAAGAGCTTGCAGAAAAAGAAATGGAGCTTGTAACAGGCGGAGTAAATATTCCAGGTTTATTCTAA
- the nrdI gene encoding class Ib ribonucleoside-diphosphate reductase assembly flavoprotein NrdI, which produces MKYIYYDSKTGNVERFINKIRPLKNWIFIKINEETVAENKGHLVTFTTNFGEVSKTTEKFLLKNNEKILSVSSSGNMNWGKLYALAADKISEHYNIPVILKFELAGLNSEVETFIRKVEEIR; this is translated from the coding sequence ATGAAATATATATATTATGACTCTAAAACAGGCAATGTAGAAAGATTTATAAATAAAATACGGCCTTTAAAAAATTGGATTTTTATTAAAATAAATGAAGAAACTGTTGCTGAAAACAAAGGACATCTTGTGACATTCACCACTAATTTCGGTGAAGTCTCAAAAACAACAGAAAAATTTCTTTTGAAAAATAATGAAAAGATACTGAGTGTATCGTCAAGCGGCAATATGAACTGGGGGAAATTATATGCCCTGGCAGCAGATAAAATATCAGAACATTACAATATACCTGTTATTTTAAAATTTGAACTGGCAGGATTGAATTCGGAAGTAGAAACATTTATAAGAAAAGTGGAGGAAATAAGATGA
- a CDS encoding amidohydrolase produces the protein MLDIKKVYQEIDRRYDEIVQIRRYLHMHPELSFHETGTAAYIADFYKGKDVEIVTNIGGGNGIVVTLKGKNPGKTAAVRADFDALPIQEENDIEYKSQNPGVMHACGHDGHTAYLMILADILIGMKEDIDGTIKFVHQPAEETPPGGAKTIMESGILDDVDSIFGIHVMTTAPLGTVGYHSGVTQAGRSYFKVRINGKGGHGSMPHLSNDPIVAASHFVVGVQSIVSRRVNPLETAVVTIGSFDGKGSFNVINDHVELEGDVRTLSGEVREQVKEEFETILDGIMKAYKCTYELIYSHDYPVLVNNPEMTELVVNAIKNSELNEVKDFLDCGQVTGSEDMAYYLEKIPGAYYYVGAKPEGDVWYPHHHPKFNIDEESLRISAKTMAAVIKEYLEK, from the coding sequence ATGTTAGATATAAAAAAGGTTTATCAGGAAATTGACAGGAGATATGATGAGATAGTACAGATAAGAAGGTATCTGCACATGCATCCGGAGCTTTCTTTTCATGAAACGGGGACAGCTGCATATATTGCTGATTTTTATAAAGGGAAAGATGTGGAGATAGTAACTAATATAGGCGGAGGAAACGGGATAGTAGTAACTCTGAAAGGGAAAAATCCCGGAAAAACAGCAGCAGTAAGAGCTGATTTTGATGCACTTCCCATTCAGGAAGAAAATGATATAGAATATAAATCGCAGAACCCCGGAGTTATGCATGCCTGCGGACATGACGGCCATACTGCATACCTTATGATTCTTGCAGATATTCTCATAGGGATGAAAGAGGACATAGACGGTACAATAAAGTTTGTACACCAGCCTGCAGAAGAGACACCTCCCGGCGGAGCAAAGACAATTATGGAATCAGGTATTTTAGATGATGTAGATTCGATATTCGGTATTCATGTAATGACAACAGCACCTCTCGGTACTGTGGGATATCATTCGGGAGTAACGCAGGCGGGAAGATCATATTTTAAAGTAAGGATTAACGGAAAAGGAGGACACGGGTCAATGCCGCATCTGTCAAATGATCCTATAGTGGCAGCTTCACACTTTGTGGTGGGTGTCCAGTCCATAGTAAGCAGAAGAGTTAATCCTCTGGAAACAGCAGTGGTAACTATCGGTTCTTTTGACGGAAAGGGATCATTTAATGTAATAAATGATCATGTAGAGCTTGAAGGAGATGTAAGAACACTGTCCGGCGAGGTAAGAGAGCAGGTAAAAGAAGAATTTGAAACAATACTGGACGGAATAATGAAAGCCTATAAATGTACTTATGAATTGATTTATTCGCATGATTATCCGGTTCTGGTAAATAATCCGGAAATGACGGAGCTTGTGGTTAATGCTATAAAAAATTCGGAGCTTAATGAAGTAAAAGACTTTTTAGACTGCGGACAGGTAACAGGGTCTGAGGACATGGCCTATTATCTGGAAAAGATTCCGGGAGCATATTATTATGTGGGAGCAAAACCGGAAGGAGATGTCTGGTATCCGCATCACCATCCAAAATTCAATATTGATGAGGAAAGCCTGAGAATTTCGGCTAAAACAATGGCTGCAGTAATAAAAGAATATTTGGAAAAATAA
- a CDS encoding thioredoxin domain-containing protein: MKKIIKFEKNDCNPCAMVSDLLDKSGVEYEKVNPFDSPELAVKYKIRSVPTVILFEHDQELRRTVGFKPEELKEIMDSL, from the coding sequence ATGAAAAAGATAATAAAATTTGAAAAAAATGACTGCAATCCATGTGCAATGGTGTCAGATTTATTAGATAAAAGCGGTGTGGAGTATGAAAAAGTAAATCCGTTTGACAGTCCTGAGCTGGCTGTAAAATATAAAATCAGATCAGTTCCCACAGTAATATTATTTGAACATGATCAGGAATTAAGAAGAACTGTAGGGTTCAAACCGGAAGAATTAAAAGAAATTATGGACTCTTTATAA
- the nrdF gene encoding class 1b ribonucleoside-diphosphate reductase subunit beta, with amino-acid sequence MEKYIAVNWNTPENDYVEMFWEQNLKQFWIDTEYIPSKDIDSWNSLEQEMREAYKKALGGLTLLDTLQSHTGMPKVIDHIDSLQNKSVLSYMCMMETIHAKSYSTIFTTVATTPEINEIFNWVQENEYLQFKARTIDSYYRKLDKKDATDEEIFMALSSSVLLETFLFYSGFFLPLWLAGQGQMGASCDIIKKIIADESIHGVFVGLLAQEFFKKFTPEDQQRIEKNLKELMYVLYENELKYTDEVYTEIGLSGDVKEYIRYNANKALMNLGFDEEFEVKEVNPIVLNGLNVETTQHDFFSKKSTNYEKALEIVHLHDDDFDFGADTDLDI; translated from the coding sequence ATGGAAAAATACATTGCGGTTAACTGGAATACACCGGAAAATGATTATGTGGAAATGTTTTGGGAGCAGAACCTGAAACAATTTTGGATAGATACGGAATATATACCTTCAAAGGATATAGATTCATGGAATTCACTGGAGCAGGAAATGAGAGAGGCATATAAGAAAGCACTGGGAGGACTTACACTTCTTGATACATTACAGAGTCACACTGGAATGCCGAAAGTAATAGATCATATAGATTCGCTTCAGAATAAATCTGTGCTGTCTTATATGTGTATGATGGAAACTATTCATGCGAAGTCATATTCAACAATATTTACTACTGTGGCAACAACTCCGGAGATAAATGAAATATTTAACTGGGTGCAGGAAAATGAATATCTTCAGTTTAAGGCAAGAACAATAGATTCTTATTATAGAAAATTAGATAAAAAGGACGCTACTGACGAGGAGATATTCATGGCTCTGAGTTCGTCTGTACTACTGGAAACATTCTTATTCTACAGCGGATTTTTTCTTCCTCTGTGGCTTGCAGGCCAGGGACAGATGGGGGCCAGCTGTGATATAATAAAAAAAATAATAGCGGATGAATCAATACACGGAGTATTTGTAGGGCTTCTGGCACAGGAATTCTTCAAAAAATTTACTCCTGAAGATCAACAGAGAATAGAGAAAAATCTAAAGGAGCTCATGTATGTGCTGTATGAAAATGAATTAAAATACACTGATGAGGTATATACAGAAATAGGCTTATCTGGTGATGTAAAAGAATATATAAGATATAATGCGAATAAAGCGCTGATGAATCTGGGATTCGATGAAGAGTTTGAGGTGAAAGAAGTGAATCCTATAGTATTAAACGGACTTAACGTGGAAACTACACAGCATGACTTTTTCTCTAAAAAATCGACAAATTATGAAAAAGCTTTGGAAATAGTTCATCTGCATGATGATGATTTCGATTTTGGAGCTGACACAGATCTTGATATATAA
- the dusA gene encoding tRNA dihydrouridine(20/20a) synthase DusA, with amino-acid sequence MKLKKPVISVAPMVDKTDRYFRNFVRMINKDVLLYTEMVTAQAIIHGDLERILGFDEAEHPIALQIAATTPEDAYKAVKTAENYAYDEINLNVGCPSDRVSGNMMGACLMAYPELVLDILKAIKEATGKAVTIKHRIGIDGKGILPDNAEKTLFDKYEDMLNFINIIEKAGADRYTVHARIAVLAGLDPKQNREVPPLRYDEVYRLKAEKPYMQIEINGGIKTKEDITEHLKYVDGVMIGREFYDNPMLLAEVNSFYNNGEENISRYQVLEKMIPYLEKMEMNNERTHLFLRHTLGLFHNVKGSKYWKNSISSQNLKNNKGSLIIREILKNSKECEI; translated from the coding sequence ATGAAATTAAAAAAGCCTGTAATAAGTGTAGCACCCATGGTAGATAAAACAGACAGATATTTTAGAAATTTTGTCCGTATGATAAATAAAGATGTTCTGTTATATACGGAAATGGTCACTGCACAGGCAATTATACACGGCGATCTGGAGCGTATTTTGGGCTTTGACGAAGCAGAACATCCGATAGCGCTTCAGATAGCTGCTACGACTCCTGAGGATGCATATAAAGCTGTAAAAACAGCTGAAAATTATGCTTATGATGAAATAAATCTAAATGTGGGATGTCCGTCAGACAGAGTTTCCGGAAATATGATGGGAGCATGTCTCATGGCTTACCCGGAACTTGTTCTGGATATCCTGAAAGCAATAAAAGAGGCTACAGGAAAAGCTGTTACTATAAAACACAGAATAGGGATAGACGGTAAAGGAATACTTCCTGATAATGCCGAAAAAACACTTTTTGATAAATATGAAGATATGCTGAATTTTATAAATATTATAGAAAAGGCGGGGGCAGACAGATATACTGTACATGCCAGAATAGCAGTTCTGGCGGGGCTTGATCCAAAACAGAACAGAGAAGTTCCACCTCTCAGATATGATGAGGTATACAGGCTGAAAGCTGAAAAGCCGTATATGCAGATTGAAATAAACGGTGGAATAAAAACAAAGGAAGATATAACAGAGCATCTTAAATATGTGGACGGTGTTATGATAGGCAGGGAATTTTATGATAATCCCATGCTTTTGGCAGAAGTTAATTCTTTCTATAATAACGGAGAAGAGAATATTTCCAGATATCAAGTACTGGAAAAAATGATTCCTTATTTGGAAAAGATGGAAATGAATAATGAAAGAACTCATTTATTTTTACGGCATACATTGGGGCTTTTTCATAATGTAAAAGGAAGTAAATACTGGAAGAACAGCATAAGCTCACAAAATTTGAAAAATAATAAAGGAAGTCTCATTATTCGTGAAATCTTAAAAAATTCCAAAGAATGTGAAATTTAA
- the nrdE gene encoding class 1b ribonucleoside-diphosphate reductase subunit alpha: MIAKKWIFLNNEIMIKKDDEFQLEKDKEAVKSYFLDYVNKNTVFFYTLKEKIDYLIENDYYIDFYKMYTFEEIQKVFTLVYDKKFRFPSFMSAFKFYQSYALRDDSGEKFLERYEDRIAVISLYLGQGNLTQSLEYAEMLINQEYQPATPTFLNSGKKRSGELVSCFLDEIGDNLNGIGYAVDSAMKLSSIGGGVALNLSKLRGRGESIKGVEGRASGVLPIMKILEDIFSYANQLGQRAGAGAVYLNVFHSDIEEFLDCKKINVDEKVRIKSLSIGVIIPDKFMELAEKDEPYYVFHAHTVFQEYGKYLDDMDMNEMYEELVDNPNVKKKKLNARHLLVKIAQTQKESGYPYLFFKDNANNEHALKDIGEVKFSNLCTEIMQLSEVSDIGTYYEEDTIRRGISCNLGSLNIVTVMENKRIKEAVKTAMESLTMVSDLTNIDMVPSIKKANEELHSVGLGAMNLHGFFAKNFIMYESREALDFCNVFFMIVNYYSIEKSMEIARDRNKRFKDFEKSEYAKGTYFDKYTEHEYMPKTEKVKELFDGIHIPTKEDWEILKGQVMKNGMYHAYRMAIAPNQSTSYILSSTASVMPIVDTIEVREYGDSTTFYPMPYLTNDNYFFYKSAYDMDQKSLIKLISVIQRHVDQGISTILYTNSSDNTRDLAKYYVYAHKMGLKSLYYTRTRKATIDECVSCAV; encoded by the coding sequence ATGATAGCAAAAAAATGGATATTTCTCAATAATGAGATAATGATAAAAAAAGATGACGAGTTTCAGCTGGAGAAAGATAAAGAAGCAGTAAAATCATATTTTCTGGATTATGTAAATAAAAATACTGTTTTTTTCTATACTTTGAAAGAAAAAATTGATTATCTCATAGAAAATGATTATTATATTGATTTTTACAAGATGTATACCTTTGAAGAAATACAAAAAGTATTTACGCTGGTATATGATAAAAAATTCAGATTTCCGTCGTTTATGAGTGCATTTAAGTTTTATCAGAGCTATGCACTGAGAGATGATTCCGGAGAAAAGTTTTTGGAGAGATATGAGGACAGAATAGCGGTTATTTCATTGTATCTTGGACAGGGAAACCTTACACAGTCGCTGGAATATGCCGAAATGCTGATAAATCAAGAATATCAGCCTGCTACACCAACATTTTTGAATTCCGGAAAGAAAAGATCAGGAGAATTAGTATCATGTTTTCTGGATGAAATCGGTGATAACCTGAACGGAATAGGTTATGCTGTTGATTCTGCCATGAAGCTTTCATCAATAGGCGGAGGAGTGGCACTTAATCTCTCAAAGCTGAGAGGAAGGGGAGAATCTATCAAGGGAGTGGAAGGAAGAGCAAGCGGAGTGCTTCCTATAATGAAAATACTTGAAGATATTTTCTCTTATGCAAATCAGCTTGGTCAGAGAGCCGGTGCAGGAGCTGTATATCTGAATGTATTTCATTCGGATATAGAAGAATTTCTTGACTGTAAGAAGATAAACGTAGATGAAAAGGTAAGAATAAAGTCATTGTCAATAGGAGTTATAATACCTGATAAATTTATGGAGCTGGCAGAAAAAGACGAGCCTTATTATGTATTTCATGCTCATACGGTGTTTCAGGAATATGGAAAATATCTTGATGATATGGATATGAATGAAATGTACGAGGAATTGGTAGATAATCCCAATGTGAAAAAGAAAAAGCTGAATGCAAGACATCTGCTTGTGAAAATAGCACAGACACAAAAAGAAAGCGGTTATCCATATTTATTCTTTAAAGATAATGCAAATAATGAACATGCTTTAAAAGATATAGGAGAAGTAAAATTTTCAAATCTTTGTACAGAGATAATGCAGCTTTCAGAAGTTTCGGATATAGGAACATATTATGAAGAAGACACAATAAGAAGAGGTATCTCATGTAATCTTGGGTCATTGAATATAGTGACTGTAATGGAAAATAAGAGAATAAAAGAGGCTGTAAAAACAGCAATGGAATCTCTTACAATGGTTTCTGACCTCACAAATATAGACATGGTTCCTTCTATAAAAAAAGCAAACGAGGAGCTGCACAGTGTGGGGCTTGGGGCAATGAATCTTCACGGTTTCTTCGCAAAAAACTTTATAATGTATGAAAGCAGAGAAGCACTGGATTTTTGTAATGTATTTTTCATGATCGTAAATTATTATTCAATAGAAAAATCAATGGAAATAGCCAGAGACAGAAATAAGAGATTTAAAGACTTTGAAAAATCAGAATATGCTAAAGGAACTTATTTTGATAAATATACAGAACACGAATATATGCCTAAAACAGAAAAAGTAAAAGAACTTTTTGACGGGATTCATATTCCTACTAAGGAAGACTGGGAAATCCTTAAAGGACAGGTTATGAAAAACGGTATGTATCATGCATACAGAATGGCAATAGCTCCGAATCAGTCTACTTCTTATATATTAAGCTCTACAGCATCTGTAATGCCTATAGTAGATACTATAGAAGTAAGAGAGTACGGAGACAGCACAACATTTTACCCTATGCCTTACCTGACAAATGATAATTATTTCTTTTACAAGTCAGCATATGACATGGATCAAAAAAGTCTGATAAAACTGATTTCTGTTATTCAGAGACACGTTGATCAAGGGATATCAACAATTTTATATACTAACAGCAGTGATAATACAAGAGATCTGGCTAAATATTATGTATATGCCCATAAAATGGGTCTTAAATCACTATATTATACAAGAACGAGAAAAGCTACAATAGATGAATGCGTATCGTGCGCGGTTTAG